In Rahnella variigena, one DNA window encodes the following:
- a CDS encoding PLP-dependent aminotransferase family protein: MAESRYETLARTLRRQIDTQVWLPGDRLPSLRDTCKQSGLSLMTVLQAYQLLESQGVIVSRPQSGYYVAAGTQRPVRHSPDERLHAAEQVDVNDAIFDILKAGQDPAVVPLGSAFPDPTLFPQPRLARSLASAVRRMSPHSAIANLPPGNEELRRSIAQRYAQNGIEVAPDEIVITSGAMESLGLSLQVVTEPGDWVAIESPAFYGVLQAIERRKLKAIAIPTDVRYGMDPDALEKALEIYPVKACWLMSSFQNPLGCSLPPENKARLVGILQAHKVALIEDDVYSELYFGSERTVPLKASDYRSEILHCSSFSKCLAPGFRVGWVAAGAYAERIQRLQLMSTLSASVPVQLALADYLQGAQQGGYDTHLRRLRRQLEQRQLAMRHAIIREFPPQVSVSQPAGGYFLWLDLGDNVDAARVYQRALAKGVSVAPGTMFSVDERFRHCLRLNTSFEWGPHTARAISILAALVAEEIGMEKGS; this comes from the coding sequence ATGGCCGAATCCCGTTATGAAACGCTGGCGCGTACCTTACGCCGACAAATAGATACGCAGGTCTGGCTGCCCGGCGACCGTCTGCCTTCGTTGCGCGATACCTGTAAACAGTCGGGCCTGAGCCTGATGACGGTATTACAGGCTTATCAGCTGCTGGAAAGTCAGGGCGTGATTGTTTCCCGCCCGCAATCGGGTTATTACGTGGCGGCAGGCACACAGCGCCCGGTGCGTCATTCACCTGATGAACGTCTGCACGCCGCCGAGCAGGTGGACGTCAACGACGCTATTTTCGATATCCTCAAAGCCGGGCAAGATCCCGCCGTGGTGCCGCTGGGTTCCGCGTTTCCTGATCCGACGCTTTTTCCGCAGCCACGGCTGGCGCGTTCGCTGGCCAGCGCCGTCCGCCGGATGTCACCACACAGCGCCATTGCTAATCTGCCGCCAGGTAATGAAGAGCTGCGCCGCAGTATTGCGCAGCGCTACGCACAAAACGGTATTGAAGTGGCACCTGATGAAATTGTGATTACGTCGGGGGCAATGGAATCGCTTGGATTAAGTTTGCAGGTGGTGACAGAACCGGGTGACTGGGTCGCCATTGAATCGCCCGCTTTTTATGGCGTATTGCAGGCCATTGAGCGCCGCAAATTAAAAGCCATCGCCATTCCGACGGATGTGCGTTACGGCATGGATCCTGATGCACTGGAGAAGGCGCTGGAGATCTATCCGGTCAAAGCCTGCTGGCTGATGTCGAGTTTTCAGAACCCGCTCGGATGCAGCCTGCCACCGGAAAATAAGGCACGGCTGGTGGGCATTTTGCAGGCGCACAAGGTGGCGCTGATTGAGGATGACGTTTACAGCGAACTGTATTTCGGCAGCGAAAGGACGGTGCCGCTTAAAGCGTCAGATTATCGCAGTGAAATTCTGCACTGTTCGTCTTTTTCAAAATGTCTGGCGCCGGGATTTCGTGTCGGCTGGGTGGCGGCGGGGGCTTATGCCGAACGTATACAGCGTCTGCAACTGATGAGCACATTATCGGCCAGCGTACCGGTTCAGCTGGCATTAGCGGATTATTTGCAGGGCGCGCAGCAGGGCGGCTACGACACGCATTTGCGACGTTTACGGCGTCAGCTCGAACAACGGCAGCTGGCGATGCGCCACGCCATTATCCGGGAATTCCCGCCGCAGGTTTCAGTTTCGCAACCAGCGGGAGGCTATTTCCTGTGGCTGGATTTGGGCGATAACGTGGATGCGGCACGGGTTTATCAGCGCGCACTGGCAAAAGGCGTCAGCGTCGCGCCCGGCACCATGTTCTCGGTCGATGAACGATTCCGCCACTGTTTGCGTCTGAACACCTCATTCGAATGGGGGCCGCACACCGCCCGCGCCATCTCGATTCTGGCGGCGCTGGTGGCGGAAGAAATCGGGATGGAAAAGGGGAGTTAA
- a CDS encoding Hcp family type VI secretion system effector, which yields MAIPVYLWLKDDGGADIKGSVDVRDREGSIEVVSFNHGLHIPTDNNTGKITGTRIHAPLTFEKEFDSSSPYFYKAVAQGQTLKSAEYKWYRINDAGQEVEYFNMLLENVKVVAISPVMYNVKTCEKTNHMENIELRYERITWKYCDGNVQFTDAWNERVTA from the coding sequence ATGGCAATACCCGTTTACTTATGGCTCAAGGATGACGGTGGTGCAGACATTAAAGGTTCTGTGGATGTACGTGATCGCGAAGGAAGTATTGAGGTCGTTTCATTTAATCACGGGCTTCATATTCCGACAGATAATAATACCGGAAAAATAACCGGCACGAGGATCCATGCACCGCTGACATTTGAAAAAGAGTTCGATAGTTCGTCCCCATACTTTTATAAAGCTGTAGCTCAAGGCCAGACTTTAAAATCGGCAGAATATAAGTGGTATCGGATAAATGATGCTGGACAGGAAGTAGAATATTTCAATATGTTGCTGGAGAACGTGAAAGTCGTCGCTATCAGTCCGGTGATGTACAACGTTAAAACTTGTGAGAAAACCAATCATATGGAAAATATTGAACTGCGATATGAAAGGATTACATGGAAATATTGTGACGGAAACGTACAGTTCACCGATGCATGGAATGAACGTGTAACAGCCTGA
- a CDS encoding DUF1493 family protein, which translates to MSIEEKVVAFFKREIPDQKVLFSSKRISIEIDSALQDFEDEPYYLVEIIERFGDEFSIDMSTLDWNAYFPYLEIGILDWILRKKDKWIKKPDLTVQMFINSAEAGQWLYD; encoded by the coding sequence ATGAGTATTGAGGAGAAGGTGGTGGCCTTTTTTAAGCGAGAAATACCGGACCAAAAGGTACTGTTCAGTTCTAAAAGAATTTCTATCGAGATCGACTCAGCACTGCAGGATTTCGAAGATGAACCTTACTATCTGGTTGAAATAATTGAGCGATTTGGCGATGAATTCAGTATTGATATGAGCACTCTTGATTGGAATGCTTATTTTCCCTATTTAGAAATCGGCATTTTGGACTGGATTCTCAGAAAAAAAGATAAATGGATAAAGAAGCCGGATTTAACAGTTCAGATGTTCATTAACTCTGCTGAGGCGGGACAATGGCTTTATGATTAG
- a CDS encoding STM2901 family protein: MDTIEELNGTYFYDGTSNLTACELFFWIMVDETLDHFGVNDVVGVSLLYSGKNNIDVPGKPSDATPGTSRASKTIRKYLRGKMMSIKLPTIIGYFPPKMKIVMVKKLSTFIGRTIPVLGAFLIAYDVSSIACKSVNKYNIIAHPQDRIF; the protein is encoded by the coding sequence ATGGACACGATTGAAGAACTAAATGGAACCTATTTCTACGATGGAACCTCCAATCTTACTGCCTGCGAACTATTTTTCTGGATTATGGTTGATGAGACACTTGATCATTTCGGTGTAAATGATGTAGTAGGTGTTTCACTCCTATACTCAGGGAAAAATAATATCGATGTGCCAGGTAAACCCTCCGATGCCACTCCGGGGACATCAAGGGCTTCAAAAACTATCAGAAAATATCTTCGTGGAAAAATGATGTCCATAAAGTTACCAACGATAATAGGTTACTTCCCACCTAAGATGAAAATTGTGATGGTTAAAAAATTATCAACCTTTATTGGCCGCACAATCCCAGTACTGGGAGCATTTCTGATTGCTTACGATGTCTCAAGTATTGCCTGTAAATCTGTCAATAAATACAACATCATTGCCCATCCCCAAGATCGGATATTTTAA
- a CDS encoding KpsF/GutQ family sugar-phosphate isomerase: MNAEEEFTLACQGWQTYSQELLALQHNLDADVWQQLLTLVTGCKGKVAVTGVGTSGIAARKIAHMLACVEQPAVYLSATDAAHGDLGFMRSNDLMILISRGGNSEELTRLLPTLKAKGVAIISVTENPDSAIARAATLVVKTHIQREIDPLNMLATTSIVLVLAVFDALCGNIMLRNGFDQQRLLKVHPGGNVGKTLREKDV, from the coding sequence ATGAATGCGGAAGAGGAATTTACCCTGGCGTGTCAGGGCTGGCAGACCTACAGCCAGGAACTGCTGGCATTGCAGCATAATCTCGATGCGGATGTCTGGCAGCAGTTACTGACGCTGGTGACGGGCTGCAAGGGCAAGGTTGCCGTCACCGGCGTGGGCACATCGGGCATTGCAGCGCGGAAAATCGCGCATATGCTGGCCTGCGTTGAACAGCCTGCGGTATATTTGAGTGCTACCGATGCGGCCCACGGTGACTTAGGTTTTATGCGCAGCAATGATCTGATGATTTTGATTTCCCGCGGCGGCAACTCTGAAGAGCTGACGCGCCTGCTACCTACACTGAAAGCTAAAGGCGTGGCAATCATCAGCGTGACGGAGAATCCGGATTCGGCGATTGCCCGCGCCGCCACGCTGGTGGTGAAAACGCACATTCAGCGCGAAATCGACCCGCTCAATATGCTGGCCACAACGTCTATCGTGCTGGTGCTGGCGGTGTTCGATGCATTATGCGGCAACATTATGCTGCGCAACGGTTTCGACCAGCAGCGTTTGCTGAAAGTCCATCCGGGCGGAAATGTCGGCAAGACGTTGCGGGAGAAGGATGTTTGA
- a CDS encoding FGGY-family carbohydrate kinase: protein MASYFIGVDVGTGSARAGVFDMTGRMVGQASREITLYRPKADFVEQSSDEIWQSVCNAVKDAVNQADINPIQVKGIGFDATCSLVVLDKEGKPLTVSPSGRSEQNIIVWMDHRAITQAERINATGHRVLEFVGGIISPEMQTPKLLWLKQHMPTTWNNVGHLFDLPDFLTWRATQDTTRSLCSTVCKWTYIGHEDRWDPSYFRQIGLEDLLENNAAKIGSEVKTMGEPLGHGLTQRAAAEMGLMAGTAVSVSIIDAHAGSLGILGASGASGESADFDNRIALIGGTSTAHMAMSRSARYIGGIWGPYYSAILPDYWLNEGGQSTTGALIDHVIQSHPCYQDLLKQGKDSGKTIYEMLNGILRKMAGEPENIAFLTKDIHMLPYFHGNRSPRANPTLTGTLTGLKLSRTPEDMALHYLATIQALALGTRHIIETMNQSGYRIDTMMASGGGTKNPVFVQEHSNATGCAMLLPEESEAMLLGSAMMGTVAAGAYDSLPEAMAAMSRIGKTVTPQTNKIKEYYDRKYRVFHEMYHDSMKYRRLMQGETE, encoded by the coding sequence ATGGCGAGTTATTTTATTGGAGTTGACGTAGGAACCGGCAGCGCCCGCGCGGGCGTCTTCGACATGACCGGCCGTATGGTCGGCCAGGCCAGCCGTGAAATCACGTTGTACCGCCCGAAAGCCGATTTCGTCGAACAGTCTTCCGATGAGATCTGGCAGTCCGTTTGCAACGCCGTGAAAGACGCGGTGAATCAGGCAGACATCAACCCGATTCAGGTGAAAGGTATCGGGTTCGACGCCACCTGTTCGCTGGTGGTACTGGATAAAGAAGGCAAACCGCTGACCGTCAGTCCTTCCGGGCGCAGCGAGCAGAACATTATCGTGTGGATGGATCACCGCGCTATTACTCAGGCCGAGCGTATCAATGCCACCGGTCACCGCGTGCTGGAATTCGTCGGCGGGATTATTTCACCGGAAATGCAGACGCCGAAATTGCTGTGGCTGAAACAGCATATGCCAACCACCTGGAACAACGTCGGTCACCTGTTTGACCTGCCAGATTTCCTGACCTGGCGCGCCACGCAGGACACCACCCGCTCGCTGTGTTCCACCGTCTGCAAATGGACCTATATCGGCCATGAAGACCGCTGGGATCCGAGCTATTTCCGCCAGATCGGGCTGGAAGATTTGCTGGAAAACAACGCGGCGAAAATTGGCAGTGAAGTGAAAACCATGGGGGAACCGCTCGGACACGGTCTGACCCAGCGCGCCGCTGCAGAAATGGGTCTGATGGCTGGCACGGCAGTCAGCGTTTCGATTATTGATGCCCACGCAGGCAGCCTCGGTATTCTCGGTGCCAGCGGTGCATCCGGTGAATCAGCTGATTTCGACAACCGCATCGCGCTGATTGGCGGCACGTCTACGGCGCATATGGCGATGTCGCGCAGCGCACGTTATATCGGCGGCATCTGGGGGCCTTATTACTCAGCCATTCTGCCGGACTACTGGCTGAATGAAGGCGGGCAATCTACCACCGGCGCGCTGATAGACCACGTGATCCAGTCGCATCCCTGTTATCAGGACCTGCTCAAACAGGGCAAAGACAGCGGCAAAACCATTTACGAAATGCTCAACGGCATTCTGCGAAAAATGGCCGGTGAACCGGAGAATATCGCCTTCCTCACCAAAGACATTCATATGCTGCCGTATTTCCACGGCAACCGTTCACCGCGCGCCAATCCGACGCTGACCGGTACGCTGACCGGTCTGAAACTGTCGCGCACGCCGGAAGACATGGCCCTGCATTATCTGGCGACCATTCAGGCGCTGGCCCTCGGCACCCGTCACATTATCGAGACCATGAACCAGAGCGGTTACCGCATTGATACCATGATGGCCAGCGGCGGCGGCACCAAAAACCCGGTGTTTGTGCAGGAACATTCCAACGCCACCGGCTGCGCGATGTTATTGCCGGAAGAAAGCGAAGCGATGTTGCTTGGCAGCGCCATGATGGGCACCGTCGCGGCAGGCGCATACGATTCTTTGCCGGAAGCGATGGCCGCCATGAGCCGTATCGGCAAAACCGTTACGCCGCAAACCAATAAAATCAAAGAGTATTACGACCGTAAATATCGCGTATTCCATGAGATGTACCACGACAGCATGAAATACCGTCGCCTGATGCAGGGGGAAACTGAATGA
- a CDS encoding ABC transporter permease, whose protein sequence is MTTLNRFFPGDRIIRLQLLIIVAVAVLFSFTLGGSFYSIGNFQSISSQLPILGMLALGMGITMLTGGINLSVIAGANACSLAMAAILVAHPDQPQYFVLAMLAGLAVAVVTGVLNGALIAYVGVSPILATLGTMTLIAGLNILLTNGAVISGFPAAIQYLSNGSLLGIPVALLLFLLVALLLWVLLEHTTLGRSLYLMGSNEQATRFSGVNTHKVTIAVYVLSALLGWGAALLMMSKFNSAKAGYGDSYLLVTILASVLGGINPDGGFGRVIGLVLALIVLQMLESGLNLMGVSSYLTMALWGGVLILFIALQNRKS, encoded by the coding sequence ATGACAACCTTAAACCGATTCTTCCCCGGCGACCGCATCATCCGTTTGCAGTTGCTGATCATCGTTGCCGTGGCCGTGTTGTTCTCTTTCACGCTGGGCGGCAGTTTTTACAGCATCGGCAATTTCCAGTCGATTTCCTCGCAGTTGCCGATTCTGGGCATGCTGGCACTGGGGATGGGCATCACCATGCTCACTGGCGGCATCAACCTTTCAGTGATTGCCGGAGCTAACGCCTGCTCGCTGGCGATGGCCGCCATTCTGGTGGCGCACCCGGATCAGCCGCAATATTTCGTGCTGGCGATGCTCGCCGGTCTGGCCGTTGCAGTGGTGACTGGCGTGCTCAACGGCGCGCTGATTGCGTATGTCGGTGTCTCGCCGATTCTGGCAACGCTCGGCACCATGACGCTGATTGCCGGACTGAACATTCTGCTGACCAACGGTGCGGTGATTTCCGGCTTCCCGGCGGCGATTCAGTATCTCAGTAACGGCAGTCTGCTGGGCATTCCGGTCGCTCTGCTGTTATTCCTGCTGGTGGCGCTGCTGTTATGGGTTTTGCTGGAGCACACCACGCTCGGGCGCAGCCTGTATCTGATGGGGTCCAACGAACAGGCCACACGCTTCAGCGGCGTCAACACCCACAAAGTGACTATCGCAGTGTACGTGCTTTCCGCCCTGCTCGGCTGGGGCGCGGCACTGCTGATGATGTCCAAATTTAACTCGGCGAAAGCAGGCTACGGCGACTCGTATTTGCTGGTGACTATTCTGGCTTCGGTGCTCGGCGGGATTAACCCCGACGGCGGTTTCGGTCGGGTCATCGGGCTGGTACTGGCACTGATCGTCCTGCAAATGCTGGAAAGCGGCCTGAACCTGATGGGCGTCAGCAGTTACCTGACAATGGCTCTCTGGGGCGGCGTCCTGATCCTGTTTATCGCTCTGCAAAACAGAAAATCTTAA
- a CDS encoding ABC transporter permease — MDNKSLSKLFSQHEFWLGLLVLLLVIGLSVSTQEFMTLGNLTDVATSYAILGILACGLFVVLIAGGIDISFPAVTSIGQYVMASYIIHHGGSFPLAFAMSMGTGLLLGLVNGFLVYWLRVPAIIITIATLNLFYGLLVYLTNGTWLYGFPDWFMNGINWFSFTAADGYDYGLTLPLLSLLGVIIATGVLMNRTRVGRQIYAMGSNRDAASRLGLNILRLHFYVYGFMGLLAGIAAVVQAQITQSVAPNSLLGYELTVLAAVVLGGTSMTGGRGSLTGTILGVMLLAFLQNGLTLLSISSYWHQVFSGVIILVSISSTAWNEKRKLAKGM, encoded by the coding sequence ATGGATAACAAATCTCTCTCGAAACTGTTTTCTCAGCACGAATTCTGGCTGGGATTACTGGTGCTGCTTTTGGTGATTGGCCTGAGCGTCAGCACCCAGGAATTTATGACGCTCGGCAACCTGACGGACGTCGCCACCAGTTATGCCATTCTCGGCATTCTGGCCTGCGGCCTGTTTGTGGTACTGATCGCCGGTGGCATCGACATCTCTTTCCCGGCGGTGACCTCCATCGGTCAGTACGTGATGGCGAGCTACATCATCCACCATGGCGGCAGTTTCCCGCTGGCGTTTGCCATGTCGATGGGCACCGGTTTGCTGCTCGGGCTGGTCAACGGTTTTCTGGTGTACTGGCTGCGCGTTCCGGCCATCATCATTACGATTGCCACGCTGAACCTGTTCTACGGGTTGCTGGTGTACCTGACCAACGGCACCTGGCTGTACGGCTTCCCCGACTGGTTTATGAACGGCATTAACTGGTTTTCCTTTACCGCTGCCGACGGTTATGACTATGGCCTGACATTGCCGTTGCTCAGCCTGCTGGGCGTCATCATCGCCACCGGCGTGCTGATGAACCGCACCCGCGTCGGTCGTCAGATTTACGCCATGGGCAGCAACCGTGACGCCGCGTCGCGCCTTGGTCTGAACATCCTGCGATTGCATTTTTACGTCTACGGATTTATGGGATTACTGGCGGGTATCGCTGCCGTGGTTCAGGCGCAAATCACTCAGTCTGTCGCACCGAATTCCCTGCTCGGTTATGAGCTGACGGTGCTGGCAGCGGTGGTGTTAGGCGGCACCAGCATGACCGGCGGTCGCGGCTCGCTCACCGGCACCATTCTCGGTGTGATGCTGCTGGCCTTCCTGCAAAACGGCCTGACCCTGTTGAGTATTTCGTCTTACTGGCATCAGGTTTTCAGCGGCGTGATCATTCTGGTCAGCATCAGCAGCACCGCGTGGAATGAAAAACGCAAACTGGCAAAGGGGATGTGA
- a CDS encoding sugar ABC transporter ATP-binding protein, which translates to MNTLSTSPAPAEAFISLEKISKKFPGVLALDNVSLTLNKGEVHCLAGQNGCGKSTIIKVISGVYQPEKGAAITLDGKLFHTLTPQLSSYYGIQVIYQDLSLFPNLSVAENIAIHSYLPGGDFWVHREAMRKKAVAAMQRVGVSLDPDRKVEKLSIADRQLVAICRAIAADASLVIMDEPTASLTRTEVNGLLRVVNELKAAGICVVFVSHRLDEVMEVADRISVMRDGKLVGTYPASELDSNELAFLMTGQRFTYSHLPHRAPADVTPLLEVSHLSRKGQYQDISLSLRQGEITSIIGLLGSGRTELCLSLFGMSQPDSGEIRVNGNAVKFHSNRDAIHHGIAYVSEDRLTQGLIMEQSIYDNTLVSIFDKLHTGTGLMDHRKAASVVKDLIRDLNIKVSDSGLPVKTLSGGNAQRIAIAKWVATQPHILILDSPTVGVDIANKEGIYRIARDLAESGMAVLMICDEIPEAYYNSHRVLVMRKGELVAEFAPHQSSEAQIAEAING; encoded by the coding sequence ATGAATACTCTCAGCACGTCCCCTGCCCCTGCTGAGGCCTTTATCAGCCTCGAAAAAATCAGTAAAAAATTCCCCGGTGTATTAGCGCTGGATAATGTCAGCCTGACGCTGAATAAAGGCGAAGTGCATTGTCTTGCCGGTCAGAATGGTTGCGGAAAAAGCACCATCATTAAAGTGATTTCCGGCGTGTATCAGCCGGAAAAAGGCGCGGCGATTACGCTCGACGGAAAACTCTTTCATACCCTGACGCCGCAACTTTCTTCTTATTACGGTATTCAGGTTATTTATCAGGACTTGTCTTTATTCCCGAATTTATCGGTTGCCGAAAATATTGCCATTCACAGTTATTTACCGGGCGGTGATTTTTGGGTACATCGCGAGGCAATGCGCAAAAAAGCTGTCGCGGCGATGCAACGGGTCGGAGTTTCTCTCGATCCGGACCGTAAAGTCGAAAAACTCTCGATCGCAGACCGTCAGTTAGTGGCAATATGCCGCGCAATCGCCGCTGACGCCAGCCTGGTTATCATGGATGAACCGACCGCATCGCTGACCCGCACCGAAGTAAACGGCCTGCTGCGGGTGGTCAATGAGCTGAAAGCTGCGGGCATCTGCGTGGTTTTTGTCAGCCACCGTCTCGATGAGGTGATGGAAGTTGCCGACCGTATCAGCGTGATGCGCGACGGCAAACTGGTCGGCACCTATCCGGCCAGTGAACTCGACAGCAATGAGCTGGCATTCCTGATGACCGGACAGCGCTTTACCTACAGTCATCTGCCGCACCGCGCGCCCGCCGACGTGACGCCGCTGCTGGAAGTCAGCCATCTGAGCCGCAAAGGCCAGTATCAGGATATTTCGCTGTCACTGCGCCAGGGCGAGATCACTTCAATTATCGGCCTGCTCGGTTCGGGGCGCACCGAGCTATGTCTGAGCCTGTTTGGCATGAGCCAGCCGGACAGCGGTGAAATCCGCGTTAACGGCAATGCGGTTAAATTTCACAGCAACCGCGACGCCATCCACCACGGTATCGCTTATGTGTCAGAAGACCGTCTGACGCAGGGGCTGATCATGGAGCAATCCATTTACGACAACACGCTGGTGTCGATTTTCGACAAGCTGCACACCGGCACCGGATTGATGGATCACCGTAAAGCGGCGTCCGTGGTGAAAGACCTGATCCGTGACCTGAACATTAAAGTTTCCGACAGCGGCTTACCCGTAAAGACGCTTTCCGGCGGTAATGCGCAACGTATCGCCATCGCAAAATGGGTGGCGACCCAGCCACATATCCTGATCCTCGATTCTCCAACCGTCGGTGTGGATATTGCCAACAAAGAAGGGATTTACCGCATCGCCCGCGATCTGGCGGAGTCCGGCATGGCGGTGCTGATGATTTGCGATGAAATTCCGGAAGCTTATTACAACAGTCACCGCGTGCTGGTGATGCGTAAAGGCGAACTGGTGGCGGAATTCGCGCCGCACCAGAGCAGCGAAGCGCAGATTGCGGAGGCGATCAATGGATAA
- a CDS encoding autoinducer 2 ABC transporter substrate-binding protein: MKFNLALVSACVVSACMLFTTPSFAAKPYDIAVVAKVTGIPWFTRMEVGVKEAAQKLDVNAYQVGASTPDPAQQVKVIEDLIAKKVDAIIVVPNDAKVLEPVLKKARDQGIVVLTHESPDQQIGQWDIETIDSQKYAQANMDELAKDMGGKGGYAIYVGSLTVPLHNAWADAAIKYQKEKYPDMHEVTSRLPVAENIDKSYSTTLDLMKTYPDLKGIIGFGSLGPIGAGQAVQQKRAKNKIAVVGIAMPAQAAPYLMRGDVKKVLLWDPKDAGYALVTVADQLLQGKEVTKDLSIEGLGKADVDMDKHVIRFNKILEVTPENAKSLGF, translated from the coding sequence ATGAAATTTAACCTCGCATTAGTCAGTGCATGTGTGGTTTCAGCATGCATGTTATTCACAACACCGTCATTCGCCGCCAAGCCTTACGACATCGCTGTCGTCGCCAAAGTCACCGGCATTCCCTGGTTCACCCGCATGGAAGTCGGCGTAAAAGAAGCCGCGCAAAAACTCGACGTTAACGCCTATCAGGTGGGCGCTTCCACGCCGGATCCTGCCCAGCAGGTCAAAGTGATTGAAGATCTGATTGCCAAAAAAGTCGACGCCATTATCGTGGTACCCAACGACGCTAAAGTGCTGGAACCGGTGCTGAAAAAAGCGCGTGACCAGGGCATCGTGGTGTTAACACATGAATCACCAGATCAGCAGATTGGTCAGTGGGATATCGAAACCATCGACAGCCAGAAATATGCGCAAGCGAATATGGATGAGCTGGCGAAAGATATGGGCGGCAAAGGCGGTTATGCCATTTATGTCGGTTCCCTGACCGTGCCATTGCATAACGCCTGGGCAGATGCGGCGATTAAATATCAGAAAGAAAAATACCCGGATATGCATGAAGTGACTTCACGTCTGCCGGTGGCAGAAAACATCGATAAGTCTTACTCCACCACGCTCGATTTAATGAAAACCTATCCTGATCTGAAAGGGATTATCGGTTTCGGTTCCCTCGGCCCGATTGGTGCCGGTCAGGCCGTTCAGCAGAAACGTGCGAAAAACAAAATTGCCGTTGTCGGTATCGCTATGCCTGCTCAGGCTGCGCCATACCTGATGCGCGGTGATGTGAAGAAAGTGCTGCTGTGGGATCCGAAAGATGCCGGTTACGCCTTAGTTACCGTCGCCGACCAGCTGTTGCAGGGTAAAGAAGTGACCAAAGACCTGAGCATCGAAGGGTTAGGCAAAGCCGATGTGGATATGGATAAACACGTGATTCGTTTTAATAAAATTCTGGAAGTGACACCAGAGAATGCGAAATCACTCGGCTTCTGA
- a CDS encoding aspartate aminotransferase family protein, whose translation MEHQQQPQNVSRQNFDDWMVPVYAPAAFIPVRGEGSWLWDQAGKDYVDFAGGIAVNALGHAHPEIRKTLHEQADKVWHLGNGYTNEPVLRLAKQLIDATFADKVFFCNSGAEANEAALKLARLYGNKAGGEKNEIIAFKNAFHGRTLFTVTTGGQPKYSEDFAPLPQAITHLPFNDLAAVASHISSRTCAVIVEPIQGEGGVVPADAGFLQGLRELCDKHQAVLIFDEVQTGVGRTGELYAYQHYGVVPDILTSAKALGGGFPIGAMLTTDRYAALFQPGTHGTTYGGNPLATAVAGKVFELINTPEVLAGVTKRHDWFIAGLKRINDRYQVFSEVRGQGLLIGAVMNARYKDQAKQLNTLAAEEGLIALIAGPNVLRFAPSLIIPGADIEEGLNRLERAVARLCV comes from the coding sequence ATGGAACACCAACAGCAACCACAAAACGTCAGCCGCCAGAACTTTGATGACTGGATGGTGCCGGTATATGCCCCTGCGGCGTTTATTCCCGTGCGTGGTGAAGGATCCTGGCTGTGGGATCAGGCGGGCAAAGATTATGTCGACTTTGCGGGCGGCATTGCCGTGAATGCGCTGGGCCATGCGCACCCGGAAATCCGTAAAACACTGCACGAACAGGCGGATAAAGTGTGGCATCTGGGCAATGGTTACACCAACGAACCGGTGTTGCGTCTGGCGAAGCAACTGATCGACGCCACCTTTGCTGACAAAGTCTTTTTCTGTAACTCCGGCGCGGAAGCCAACGAGGCGGCGCTCAAACTGGCCAGGCTGTACGGCAATAAAGCCGGTGGCGAAAAGAACGAAATCATCGCCTTCAAAAACGCCTTCCATGGCCGCACGCTGTTTACCGTAACGACCGGCGGTCAGCCGAAATATTCCGAAGATTTTGCGCCCTTACCGCAGGCGATTACCCATCTGCCGTTTAACGATCTGGCCGCTGTCGCCAGCCATATTTCTTCCCGCACCTGCGCAGTGATTGTTGAGCCCATTCAGGGCGAGGGCGGTGTGGTACCCGCAGATGCCGGATTCCTGCAAGGTCTGCGCGAGTTATGTGACAAGCATCAGGCGGTGCTGATTTTCGATGAAGTGCAGACCGGCGTCGGGCGTACCGGCGAGCTGTATGCCTATCAGCATTACGGCGTGGTGCCGGACATTCTGACCAGTGCCAAGGCGCTGGGCGGCGGTTTCCCGATTGGTGCGATGCTGACCACCGACCGTTATGCCGCGTTATTCCAGCCGGGTACGCACGGCACCACTTATGGCGGTAACCCGCTGGCGACGGCGGTAGCAGGCAAGGTGTTTGAGCTGATTAACACGCCTGAGGTGTTAGCCGGAGTCACTAAACGGCATGACTGGTTTATCGCCGGGCTTAAACGCATTAACGACCGTTATCAGGTATTCAGCGAAGTGCGCGGCCAGGGTTTGCTGATCGGCGCAGTGATGAATGCGCGTTATAAAGATCAGGCCAAACAGCTGAATACGCTGGCGGCGGAAGAAGGGCTGATTGCGCTGATTGCCGGACCTAACGTGCTGCGCTTTGCGCCATCGCTGATCATTCCGGGCGCCGATATTGAAGAAGGGCTGAACCGCCTTGAGCGAGCTGTCGCGCGCCTGTGCGTGTGA